One segment of Manihot esculenta cultivar AM560-2 chromosome 4, M.esculenta_v8, whole genome shotgun sequence DNA contains the following:
- the LOC110613529 gene encoding alanine--tRNA ligase, chloroplastic/mitochondrial isoform X1, with translation MGGLQMPPHTLPSIHGGRALVSFIPSPISFLRPNFAVQPNCFSALPNGYNTRTMSPFYPNIFHTGRSISQGGRGMQFSARSIRASVQPVTEELMEDKTQANPVSGDSIRRRFLDFYASRGHKVLPSSSLVPDDPTVLLTIAGMLQFKPVFLGKAPKQVARATTAQRCIRTNDVENVGRTARHHTFFEMLGNFSFGDYFKKEAIKWAWELSTKEFGLQADRLWVSIYEDDDEAFDIWHNEVGVPIERIKRMGEEDNFWTSGITGPCGPCSELYYDFHPERGYSDVDLGDDTRFIEFYNLVFMQYNKRDDGSLEPLKQKNIDTGLGLERMARILQKVPNNYETDLIYPIIEKASELANVSYALADDQTKRNLKIIGDHLRAIVYLISDGVLPSNIGRGYVVRRLIRRAVRSGRLLGIKGDGKSNLEGAFLPAIAEKVIEMSTYIDSDVKTRASHILEELQREELRFVQTLERGEKLLDQMLADALSSGHKNGIVPYLSGKDVFLLYDTYGFPVEITAEVAEEHGVKIDTDGFDIEMEKQRRQSQAAHNVVKLAVENGDFSENVSDTEFLGYDMLSARAVIESLLVNGKPVIQVAEGSEVEVLLDKTPFYAESGGQIGDHGFLYVTEGESKPVAVVEINDVQKSLGNVFVHKGIIKEGVLEVGREVEAAVDPKLRQQAKVHHTATHLLQSALKKVIGHETSQAGSLVAFDRLRFDFNFHRPLLDTELEEIERLINGWIGDATILQTKVMPLNDAKKAGAIAMFGEKYGEQVRVVEVPGVSMELCGGTHVSNTAEIRAFKIISEQGIASGIRRLEAVAGEAFIEYINVRDAQVKRLCSTLKVKAEEVASRVENLLEELRIARNEVSALRAKAAVYKASIIASKAFVVGTSKTIRVIVECMDDVDADSLKSAAEYLIDVLQDPAAVVLGSSPDKGKVSLVAAFTPGVVDMGVQAGKFIGPIAKLCGGGGGGRPNFAQAGGRKPENLPSALEKAKADLTSILTAKAS, from the exons ATGGGCGGCCTGCAAATGCCTCCACACACTCTGCCTAGCATCCATGGCGGGAGAGCGCTCGTTTCATTTATCCCCTCTCCAATCTCTTTTCTCAGACCAAACTTTGCTGTTCAACCAAATTGCTTCTCTGCTCTCCCCAATG GTTATAATACCAGAACTATGTCTCCTTTTTATCCCAATATCTTTCACACTGGACGCTCTATTTCTCAAGGGGGACGGGGCATGCAGTTCAGTGCAAGAAGTATACGAG CGTCAGTACAACCTGTGACAGAGGAACTGATGGAAGATAAGACTCAGGCAAACCCTGTAAGTGGGGATTCCATACGTCGCCGGTTTCTTGATTTCTATGCTTCACGGGGCCATAAGGTTCTCCCAAGTTCTTCTCTTGTGCCGGATGATCCAACAGTTCTTTTGACAATTGCAGGAATGCTTCAGTTCAAGCCTGTATTCCTTGGAAAG GCTCCCAAACAAGTAGCTCGAGCAACAACAGCTCAAAGGTGCATCCGCACAAATGATGTGGAGAATGTTGGACGAACAGCCCGACATCATACATTTTTTGAGATGCTTGGGAACTTCAGTTTCGGAGATTACTTCAAGAAAGAAGCAATTAAATGGGCATGGGAACTTTCAACAAAGGA ATTTGGGCTACAAGCTGACAGATTATGGGTCAGCATatatgaagatgatgatgaagctTTTGATATATGGCATAATGAG GTGGGTGTTCCCATTGAGCGCATAAAGAGGATGGGAGAAGAAGACAACTTTTGGACCAGTGGAATTACTGGTCCTTGTGGTCCATGCTCAGAGCTCTATTATGATTTTCATCCTGAAAGGGGATATTCGGATGTG GACCTTGGAGATGATACTAGGTTTATAGAGTTCTATAATCTAGTTTTCATGCAGTATAATAAAAGGGATGATGGATCACTTGAACCCTTAAAACAAAAGAATATCGATACTGGCCTTGGCCTGGAGCGTATGGCTCGCATCCTTCAAAAG GTTCCCAACAATTACGAGACTGACTTGATTTATCCCATTATTGAGAAGGCCTCAGAACTGGCAAATGTATCATATGCTCTAGCTGATGATCAGACGAAAAGGAACCTTAAA ATCATAGGAGATCACTTGCGTGCAATTGTATATCTCATATCAGATGGAGTACTCCCATCAAATATTGGTAGAGGCTATGTGGTCCGCCGGCTAATTAGAAGAGCTGTTCGTTCTGGCAGGTTGCTTGGTATAAAGGGGGATGGTAAAAGTAATCTAGAAGGAGCATTTTTACCTGCCATTGCAGAGAAAGTAATAGAGATGAGCACTTATATAGATTCAGATGTAAAAACTAGAGCATCCCACATCCTTGAGGAGTTACAAAGGGAAGAACTTCGTTTTGTGCAGACACTGGAGAGAGGAGAAAAGTTGCTGGACCAAATGCTAGCAGATGCATTGTCAAGTGGTCATAAAAATGGAATTGTTCCTTACTTATCTGGAAAAGATGTATTTCTTTTGTACGACACCTATGGATTTCCAGTTGAGATAACAGCAGAAGTTGCTGAAGAACATGGTGTCAAAATAGATACAGATGGTTTTGATATTGAGATGGAAAAACAAAGGCGACAATCTCAGGCTGCACACAATGTTGTTAAACTTGCAGTGGAAAATGGAGATTTTTCTGAAAATGTTTCTGATACTGAATTTCTAGGATATGATATGCTTTCTGCAAGAGCAGTCATTGAAAGTCTATTGGTAAATGGGAAGCCAGTAATTCAGGTGGCTGAAGGAAGTGAAGTAGAAGTTTTGCTGGATAAGACACCATTTTATGCTGAATCTGGTGGTCAAATTGGGGATCACGGTTTTCTATATGTTACTGAAGGTGAAAGCAAGCCTGTAGCTGTTGTGGAAATAAATGATGTTCAAAAATCTCTAGGCAATGTATTTGTTCATAAGGGCATTATCAAAGAGGGAGTTCTAGAGGTTGGCAGAGAAGTAGAAGCTGCAGTGGATCCAAAATTAAGACAGCAAGCTAAG GTTCATCATACTGCTACTCATTTATTGCAATCCGCACTTAAGAAAGTTATCGGCCATGAAACATCACAAGCTGGTTCGCTGGTGGCTTTTGATCGTCTTAGGTTTGATTTTAACTTTCATAGACCGCTTCTTGATACTGAGCTGGAGGAAATCGAAAGATTAATCAATGGATGGATTGGGGATGCGACAATCCTTCAAACCAAGGTGATGCCCCTTAATGATGCCAAAAAAGCTGGGGCTATTGCAATGTTTGGAGAAAAGTATGGAGAACAG GTACGAGTTGTAGAGGTTCCAGGTGTATCAATGGAACTTTGTGGTGGAACCCATGTCAGTAATACTGCTGAAATACGTGCCTTCAAAATAATCTCAGAACAGGGAATTGCATCAGGAATCAGGCGTCTAGAAGCCGTGGCTGGTGAAGCTTTCATTGAATACATAAATGTAAGAGATGCACAGGTGAAACGTCTGTGCTCCACTCTCAAG GTGAAAGCTGAGGAGGTGGCATCGAGGGTGGAAAATCTCTTAGAGGAGTTGCGAATTGCAAGAAATGAAGTTTCAGCATTGCGTGCAAAAGCAGCAGTGTACAAGGCATCAATTATTGCAAGCAAGGCATTCGTAGTGGGAACTTCAAAAACAATTAG GGTTATAGTTGAGTGCATGGACGATGTTGATGCTGATTCACTTAAGAGTGCTGCTGAATATCTGATTGATGTGCTACAAGATCCTGCAGCTGTGGTTTTGGGCTCCAGTCCAGATAAAGGGAAGGTGAGTTTAGTTGCTGCATTCACTCCAGGAGTTGTGGATATGGGTGTTCAGGCAGGAAAATTTATAGGGCCTATAGCAAAGTTgtgtggtggaggaggtggtgGCAGACCTAATTTTGCTCAAGCAGGTGGGAGGAAACCTGAAAATTTACCAAGTGCCCTGGAAAAAGCTAAAGCAGATCTTACTTCAATTCTAACTGCAAAGGCAAGTTGA
- the LOC110613529 gene encoding alanine--tRNA ligase, chloroplastic/mitochondrial isoform X2, with amino-acid sequence MGGLQMPPHTLPSIHGGRALVSFIPSPISFLRPNFAVQPNCFSALPNGYNTRTMSPFYPNIFHTGRSISQGGRGMQFSARSIRVQPVTEELMEDKTQANPVSGDSIRRRFLDFYASRGHKVLPSSSLVPDDPTVLLTIAGMLQFKPVFLGKAPKQVARATTAQRCIRTNDVENVGRTARHHTFFEMLGNFSFGDYFKKEAIKWAWELSTKEFGLQADRLWVSIYEDDDEAFDIWHNEVGVPIERIKRMGEEDNFWTSGITGPCGPCSELYYDFHPERGYSDVDLGDDTRFIEFYNLVFMQYNKRDDGSLEPLKQKNIDTGLGLERMARILQKVPNNYETDLIYPIIEKASELANVSYALADDQTKRNLKIIGDHLRAIVYLISDGVLPSNIGRGYVVRRLIRRAVRSGRLLGIKGDGKSNLEGAFLPAIAEKVIEMSTYIDSDVKTRASHILEELQREELRFVQTLERGEKLLDQMLADALSSGHKNGIVPYLSGKDVFLLYDTYGFPVEITAEVAEEHGVKIDTDGFDIEMEKQRRQSQAAHNVVKLAVENGDFSENVSDTEFLGYDMLSARAVIESLLVNGKPVIQVAEGSEVEVLLDKTPFYAESGGQIGDHGFLYVTEGESKPVAVVEINDVQKSLGNVFVHKGIIKEGVLEVGREVEAAVDPKLRQQAKVHHTATHLLQSALKKVIGHETSQAGSLVAFDRLRFDFNFHRPLLDTELEEIERLINGWIGDATILQTKVMPLNDAKKAGAIAMFGEKYGEQVRVVEVPGVSMELCGGTHVSNTAEIRAFKIISEQGIASGIRRLEAVAGEAFIEYINVRDAQVKRLCSTLKVKAEEVASRVENLLEELRIARNEVSALRAKAAVYKASIIASKAFVVGTSKTIRVIVECMDDVDADSLKSAAEYLIDVLQDPAAVVLGSSPDKGKVSLVAAFTPGVVDMGVQAGKFIGPIAKLCGGGGGGRPNFAQAGGRKPENLPSALEKAKADLTSILTAKAS; translated from the exons ATGGGCGGCCTGCAAATGCCTCCACACACTCTGCCTAGCATCCATGGCGGGAGAGCGCTCGTTTCATTTATCCCCTCTCCAATCTCTTTTCTCAGACCAAACTTTGCTGTTCAACCAAATTGCTTCTCTGCTCTCCCCAATG GTTATAATACCAGAACTATGTCTCCTTTTTATCCCAATATCTTTCACACTGGACGCTCTATTTCTCAAGGGGGACGGGGCATGCAGTTCAGTGCAAGAAGTATACGAG TACAACCTGTGACAGAGGAACTGATGGAAGATAAGACTCAGGCAAACCCTGTAAGTGGGGATTCCATACGTCGCCGGTTTCTTGATTTCTATGCTTCACGGGGCCATAAGGTTCTCCCAAGTTCTTCTCTTGTGCCGGATGATCCAACAGTTCTTTTGACAATTGCAGGAATGCTTCAGTTCAAGCCTGTATTCCTTGGAAAG GCTCCCAAACAAGTAGCTCGAGCAACAACAGCTCAAAGGTGCATCCGCACAAATGATGTGGAGAATGTTGGACGAACAGCCCGACATCATACATTTTTTGAGATGCTTGGGAACTTCAGTTTCGGAGATTACTTCAAGAAAGAAGCAATTAAATGGGCATGGGAACTTTCAACAAAGGA ATTTGGGCTACAAGCTGACAGATTATGGGTCAGCATatatgaagatgatgatgaagctTTTGATATATGGCATAATGAG GTGGGTGTTCCCATTGAGCGCATAAAGAGGATGGGAGAAGAAGACAACTTTTGGACCAGTGGAATTACTGGTCCTTGTGGTCCATGCTCAGAGCTCTATTATGATTTTCATCCTGAAAGGGGATATTCGGATGTG GACCTTGGAGATGATACTAGGTTTATAGAGTTCTATAATCTAGTTTTCATGCAGTATAATAAAAGGGATGATGGATCACTTGAACCCTTAAAACAAAAGAATATCGATACTGGCCTTGGCCTGGAGCGTATGGCTCGCATCCTTCAAAAG GTTCCCAACAATTACGAGACTGACTTGATTTATCCCATTATTGAGAAGGCCTCAGAACTGGCAAATGTATCATATGCTCTAGCTGATGATCAGACGAAAAGGAACCTTAAA ATCATAGGAGATCACTTGCGTGCAATTGTATATCTCATATCAGATGGAGTACTCCCATCAAATATTGGTAGAGGCTATGTGGTCCGCCGGCTAATTAGAAGAGCTGTTCGTTCTGGCAGGTTGCTTGGTATAAAGGGGGATGGTAAAAGTAATCTAGAAGGAGCATTTTTACCTGCCATTGCAGAGAAAGTAATAGAGATGAGCACTTATATAGATTCAGATGTAAAAACTAGAGCATCCCACATCCTTGAGGAGTTACAAAGGGAAGAACTTCGTTTTGTGCAGACACTGGAGAGAGGAGAAAAGTTGCTGGACCAAATGCTAGCAGATGCATTGTCAAGTGGTCATAAAAATGGAATTGTTCCTTACTTATCTGGAAAAGATGTATTTCTTTTGTACGACACCTATGGATTTCCAGTTGAGATAACAGCAGAAGTTGCTGAAGAACATGGTGTCAAAATAGATACAGATGGTTTTGATATTGAGATGGAAAAACAAAGGCGACAATCTCAGGCTGCACACAATGTTGTTAAACTTGCAGTGGAAAATGGAGATTTTTCTGAAAATGTTTCTGATACTGAATTTCTAGGATATGATATGCTTTCTGCAAGAGCAGTCATTGAAAGTCTATTGGTAAATGGGAAGCCAGTAATTCAGGTGGCTGAAGGAAGTGAAGTAGAAGTTTTGCTGGATAAGACACCATTTTATGCTGAATCTGGTGGTCAAATTGGGGATCACGGTTTTCTATATGTTACTGAAGGTGAAAGCAAGCCTGTAGCTGTTGTGGAAATAAATGATGTTCAAAAATCTCTAGGCAATGTATTTGTTCATAAGGGCATTATCAAAGAGGGAGTTCTAGAGGTTGGCAGAGAAGTAGAAGCTGCAGTGGATCCAAAATTAAGACAGCAAGCTAAG GTTCATCATACTGCTACTCATTTATTGCAATCCGCACTTAAGAAAGTTATCGGCCATGAAACATCACAAGCTGGTTCGCTGGTGGCTTTTGATCGTCTTAGGTTTGATTTTAACTTTCATAGACCGCTTCTTGATACTGAGCTGGAGGAAATCGAAAGATTAATCAATGGATGGATTGGGGATGCGACAATCCTTCAAACCAAGGTGATGCCCCTTAATGATGCCAAAAAAGCTGGGGCTATTGCAATGTTTGGAGAAAAGTATGGAGAACAG GTACGAGTTGTAGAGGTTCCAGGTGTATCAATGGAACTTTGTGGTGGAACCCATGTCAGTAATACTGCTGAAATACGTGCCTTCAAAATAATCTCAGAACAGGGAATTGCATCAGGAATCAGGCGTCTAGAAGCCGTGGCTGGTGAAGCTTTCATTGAATACATAAATGTAAGAGATGCACAGGTGAAACGTCTGTGCTCCACTCTCAAG GTGAAAGCTGAGGAGGTGGCATCGAGGGTGGAAAATCTCTTAGAGGAGTTGCGAATTGCAAGAAATGAAGTTTCAGCATTGCGTGCAAAAGCAGCAGTGTACAAGGCATCAATTATTGCAAGCAAGGCATTCGTAGTGGGAACTTCAAAAACAATTAG GGTTATAGTTGAGTGCATGGACGATGTTGATGCTGATTCACTTAAGAGTGCTGCTGAATATCTGATTGATGTGCTACAAGATCCTGCAGCTGTGGTTTTGGGCTCCAGTCCAGATAAAGGGAAGGTGAGTTTAGTTGCTGCATTCACTCCAGGAGTTGTGGATATGGGTGTTCAGGCAGGAAAATTTATAGGGCCTATAGCAAAGTTgtgtggtggaggaggtggtgGCAGACCTAATTTTGCTCAAGCAGGTGGGAGGAAACCTGAAAATTTACCAAGTGCCCTGGAAAAAGCTAAAGCAGATCTTACTTCAATTCTAACTGCAAAGGCAAGTTGA
- the LOC110613529 gene encoding alanine--tRNA ligase, chloroplastic/mitochondrial isoform X4 has product MSPFYPNIFHTGRSISQGGRGMQFSARSIRVQPVTEELMEDKTQANPVSGDSIRRRFLDFYASRGHKVLPSSSLVPDDPTVLLTIAGMLQFKPVFLGKAPKQVARATTAQRCIRTNDVENVGRTARHHTFFEMLGNFSFGDYFKKEAIKWAWELSTKEFGLQADRLWVSIYEDDDEAFDIWHNEVGVPIERIKRMGEEDNFWTSGITGPCGPCSELYYDFHPERGYSDVDLGDDTRFIEFYNLVFMQYNKRDDGSLEPLKQKNIDTGLGLERMARILQKVPNNYETDLIYPIIEKASELANVSYALADDQTKRNLKIIGDHLRAIVYLISDGVLPSNIGRGYVVRRLIRRAVRSGRLLGIKGDGKSNLEGAFLPAIAEKVIEMSTYIDSDVKTRASHILEELQREELRFVQTLERGEKLLDQMLADALSSGHKNGIVPYLSGKDVFLLYDTYGFPVEITAEVAEEHGVKIDTDGFDIEMEKQRRQSQAAHNVVKLAVENGDFSENVSDTEFLGYDMLSARAVIESLLVNGKPVIQVAEGSEVEVLLDKTPFYAESGGQIGDHGFLYVTEGESKPVAVVEINDVQKSLGNVFVHKGIIKEGVLEVGREVEAAVDPKLRQQAKVHHTATHLLQSALKKVIGHETSQAGSLVAFDRLRFDFNFHRPLLDTELEEIERLINGWIGDATILQTKVMPLNDAKKAGAIAMFGEKYGEQVRVVEVPGVSMELCGGTHVSNTAEIRAFKIISEQGIASGIRRLEAVAGEAFIEYINVRDAQVKRLCSTLKVKAEEVASRVENLLEELRIARNEVSALRAKAAVYKASIIASKAFVVGTSKTIRVIVECMDDVDADSLKSAAEYLIDVLQDPAAVVLGSSPDKGKVSLVAAFTPGVVDMGVQAGKFIGPIAKLCGGGGGGRPNFAQAGGRKPENLPSALEKAKADLTSILTAKAS; this is encoded by the exons ATGTCTCCTTTTTATCCCAATATCTTTCACACTGGACGCTCTATTTCTCAAGGGGGACGGGGCATGCAGTTCAGTGCAAGAAGTATACGAG TACAACCTGTGACAGAGGAACTGATGGAAGATAAGACTCAGGCAAACCCTGTAAGTGGGGATTCCATACGTCGCCGGTTTCTTGATTTCTATGCTTCACGGGGCCATAAGGTTCTCCCAAGTTCTTCTCTTGTGCCGGATGATCCAACAGTTCTTTTGACAATTGCAGGAATGCTTCAGTTCAAGCCTGTATTCCTTGGAAAG GCTCCCAAACAAGTAGCTCGAGCAACAACAGCTCAAAGGTGCATCCGCACAAATGATGTGGAGAATGTTGGACGAACAGCCCGACATCATACATTTTTTGAGATGCTTGGGAACTTCAGTTTCGGAGATTACTTCAAGAAAGAAGCAATTAAATGGGCATGGGAACTTTCAACAAAGGA ATTTGGGCTACAAGCTGACAGATTATGGGTCAGCATatatgaagatgatgatgaagctTTTGATATATGGCATAATGAG GTGGGTGTTCCCATTGAGCGCATAAAGAGGATGGGAGAAGAAGACAACTTTTGGACCAGTGGAATTACTGGTCCTTGTGGTCCATGCTCAGAGCTCTATTATGATTTTCATCCTGAAAGGGGATATTCGGATGTG GACCTTGGAGATGATACTAGGTTTATAGAGTTCTATAATCTAGTTTTCATGCAGTATAATAAAAGGGATGATGGATCACTTGAACCCTTAAAACAAAAGAATATCGATACTGGCCTTGGCCTGGAGCGTATGGCTCGCATCCTTCAAAAG GTTCCCAACAATTACGAGACTGACTTGATTTATCCCATTATTGAGAAGGCCTCAGAACTGGCAAATGTATCATATGCTCTAGCTGATGATCAGACGAAAAGGAACCTTAAA ATCATAGGAGATCACTTGCGTGCAATTGTATATCTCATATCAGATGGAGTACTCCCATCAAATATTGGTAGAGGCTATGTGGTCCGCCGGCTAATTAGAAGAGCTGTTCGTTCTGGCAGGTTGCTTGGTATAAAGGGGGATGGTAAAAGTAATCTAGAAGGAGCATTTTTACCTGCCATTGCAGAGAAAGTAATAGAGATGAGCACTTATATAGATTCAGATGTAAAAACTAGAGCATCCCACATCCTTGAGGAGTTACAAAGGGAAGAACTTCGTTTTGTGCAGACACTGGAGAGAGGAGAAAAGTTGCTGGACCAAATGCTAGCAGATGCATTGTCAAGTGGTCATAAAAATGGAATTGTTCCTTACTTATCTGGAAAAGATGTATTTCTTTTGTACGACACCTATGGATTTCCAGTTGAGATAACAGCAGAAGTTGCTGAAGAACATGGTGTCAAAATAGATACAGATGGTTTTGATATTGAGATGGAAAAACAAAGGCGACAATCTCAGGCTGCACACAATGTTGTTAAACTTGCAGTGGAAAATGGAGATTTTTCTGAAAATGTTTCTGATACTGAATTTCTAGGATATGATATGCTTTCTGCAAGAGCAGTCATTGAAAGTCTATTGGTAAATGGGAAGCCAGTAATTCAGGTGGCTGAAGGAAGTGAAGTAGAAGTTTTGCTGGATAAGACACCATTTTATGCTGAATCTGGTGGTCAAATTGGGGATCACGGTTTTCTATATGTTACTGAAGGTGAAAGCAAGCCTGTAGCTGTTGTGGAAATAAATGATGTTCAAAAATCTCTAGGCAATGTATTTGTTCATAAGGGCATTATCAAAGAGGGAGTTCTAGAGGTTGGCAGAGAAGTAGAAGCTGCAGTGGATCCAAAATTAAGACAGCAAGCTAAG GTTCATCATACTGCTACTCATTTATTGCAATCCGCACTTAAGAAAGTTATCGGCCATGAAACATCACAAGCTGGTTCGCTGGTGGCTTTTGATCGTCTTAGGTTTGATTTTAACTTTCATAGACCGCTTCTTGATACTGAGCTGGAGGAAATCGAAAGATTAATCAATGGATGGATTGGGGATGCGACAATCCTTCAAACCAAGGTGATGCCCCTTAATGATGCCAAAAAAGCTGGGGCTATTGCAATGTTTGGAGAAAAGTATGGAGAACAG GTACGAGTTGTAGAGGTTCCAGGTGTATCAATGGAACTTTGTGGTGGAACCCATGTCAGTAATACTGCTGAAATACGTGCCTTCAAAATAATCTCAGAACAGGGAATTGCATCAGGAATCAGGCGTCTAGAAGCCGTGGCTGGTGAAGCTTTCATTGAATACATAAATGTAAGAGATGCACAGGTGAAACGTCTGTGCTCCACTCTCAAG GTGAAAGCTGAGGAGGTGGCATCGAGGGTGGAAAATCTCTTAGAGGAGTTGCGAATTGCAAGAAATGAAGTTTCAGCATTGCGTGCAAAAGCAGCAGTGTACAAGGCATCAATTATTGCAAGCAAGGCATTCGTAGTGGGAACTTCAAAAACAATTAG GGTTATAGTTGAGTGCATGGACGATGTTGATGCTGATTCACTTAAGAGTGCTGCTGAATATCTGATTGATGTGCTACAAGATCCTGCAGCTGTGGTTTTGGGCTCCAGTCCAGATAAAGGGAAGGTGAGTTTAGTTGCTGCATTCACTCCAGGAGTTGTGGATATGGGTGTTCAGGCAGGAAAATTTATAGGGCCTATAGCAAAGTTgtgtggtggaggaggtggtgGCAGACCTAATTTTGCTCAAGCAGGTGGGAGGAAACCTGAAAATTTACCAAGTGCCCTGGAAAAAGCTAAAGCAGATCTTACTTCAATTCTAACTGCAAAGGCAAGTTGA